The Chlorocebus sabaeus isolate Y175 chromosome 16, mChlSab1.0.hap1, whole genome shotgun sequence genome window below encodes:
- the PRR29 gene encoding LOW QUALITY PROTEIN: proline-rich protein 29 (The sequence of the model RefSeq protein was modified relative to this genomic sequence to represent the inferred CDS: substituted 1 base at 1 genomic stop codon), translated as MASGAGGSWGRSPPQSAVPTPWVAVLQPLWWAVPPAPPQPGRVKEDLLELMMLQNAQMHQLLLSRLVAGALQPRPASPCPQVYLEVPQEEPEEEEEEEMDVXEIGPLVLHHHYLPYLMPSPGTLLPWPAPFFPAPACQPHLRDVPRIQHCPPASREREARAVPPPPPPSATGTVGANVPPASGRAGVVGSGAQAWE; from the exons ATGGCCTCTGGGGCGGGCGGGAGCTGGGGTCGCTCCCCACCGCAGAGCGCAGTTCCGACG CCCTGGGTCGCTGTCCTGCAGCCCCTCTGGTGGGCCGTACCACCTGCGCCTCCGCAGCCAGGCCGCGTGAAGGA AGACCTGCTGGAACTAATGATGCTGCAGAACGCGCAGATGCACCAGCTGCTGCTAAGTCGCCTGGTGGCTGGAGCGCTGCAGCCCAGGCCGGCCTCGCCCTGCCctcag GTCTACCTGGAggttccacaggaagagcctgaggaggaagaggaggaggagatggacgTGTAGGAGATAGGGCCTTTGGTGCTTCACCATCACTACTTGCCCTATTTGATGCCCTCCCCGGGTACCCTGCTGCCCTGGCCGGCCCCCTTCTTCCCCGCTCCCGCCTGTCAGCCCCACTTGCGGGATGTACCCAGGATTCAGCACTGTCCTCCTGCCTCCAGGGAAAGGGAGGC GAGAGCTGTgccgccacccccaccccctagTGCCACAGGGACTGTGGGCGCCAATGTACCCCCAGCTTCAGGTAGGGCTGGGGTGGTGGGCAGCGGGGCCCAGGCCTGGGAGTGA